The Planctomycetota bacterium genome includes a region encoding these proteins:
- a CDS encoding TraR/DksA C4-type zinc finger protein gives MKGSRMPEGGDPRGGDSRSSLHEFEELLKRRKEALLGDVKGLEDGARHRGGDSGELSSLPVHLADLASDAFEQDFSFERAEGVSQEIQEIEEALERIRDRTFGICESCQAEIPLERLRAIPYARLCVACKREEEDREG, from the coding sequence ATGAAAGGATCCCGGATGCCGGAGGGGGGCGACCCCAGGGGCGGAGATTCGCGGTCGTCCTTGCACGAATTCGAGGAGCTGCTGAAGCGGCGGAAAGAGGCCTTGCTCGGGGATGTGAAGGGGTTGGAAGACGGCGCCCGGCACCGCGGCGGGGACTCCGGCGAGCTTTCGAGCCTGCCGGTGCATCTGGCGGATCTGGCGAGCGACGCCTTCGAACAGGACTTTTCGTTCGAGCGGGCGGAGGGGGTGAGCCAGGAGATCCAGGAGATCGAAGAGGCGCTCGAACGGATCCGGGATCGCACCTTCGGCATCTGCGAGAGCTGTCAGGCGGAGATTCCTCTGGAACGGTTGCGCGCAATTCCCTATGCGCGACTGTGCGTGGCCTGCAAGCGGGAGGAGGAGGATCGCGAAGGATAG